From Halichoerus grypus chromosome 6, mHalGry1.hap1.1, whole genome shotgun sequence, one genomic window encodes:
- the TSPO gene encoding translocator protein: MAPTWVPAVGFTLVPSLGGFLGSYYYVRGEGLRWYASLQKPTWHPPRWTLGPIWGTLYSAMGYGSYMVWKELGGFSEEAVVPLGLYAGQLALNWAWPPLFFGSRQMGWALVDLLLMGGLAGATAVAWHRVSPPAAHLLYPYLAWLAFAATLNYCVWRDNQGWRGGRRLAE; this comes from the exons ATGGCCCCAACTTGGGTGCCCGCCGTGGGCTTCACCCTGGTGCCCAGCCTGGGGGGCTTCCTGGGCTCGTACTACTACGTCCGCGGGGAGGGCCTCCGCTGGTACGCCAGCCTGCAGAAGCCCACGTGGCACCCGCCCCGCTGGACCCTGGGCCCCATCTGGGGCACCCTCTACTCGGCCATGGG GTATGGCTCCTACATGGTCTGGAAAGAGCTGGGGGGCTTCTCGGAGGAGGCTGTGGTTCCCCTGGGTCTCTATGCTGGGCAGCTGGCCTTGAACTGGGCATGGCCTCCCCTCTTCTTTGGCAGCCGACAAATGGGTTGG GCGCTGGTGGACCTCCTGCTGATGGGTGGGCTGGCAGGAGCCACGGCTGTGGCCTGGCACAGGGTGAGCCCACCAGCCGCCCACCTGCTCTACCCGTACCTGGCCTGGCTGGCCTTTGCAGCCACACTCAACTACTGTGTATGGCGGGACAACCAAGGCTGGCGTGGTGGCCGTCGGCTCGCCGAATGA
- the MCAT gene encoding malonyl-CoA-acyl carrier protein transacylase, mitochondrial isoform X6 has translation MSVRVARAAWARGWGAGCRRGAADLPPPPPRAVDVAELLRDATAAEEGPREAAARRPPGQCSVLLFPGQGSQVVGMGRGLLRYPRVRELYAAARSVLGYDLLELSLHGPREALDRTAHCQPAVFVASLAAVEKLHHLQPAVIENCVAAAGFSVGEFAALVFAGAMEFSEVKYGQRM, from the exons ATGAGCGTGCGGGTGGCGCGGGCCGCGTGGGCCCGGGGTTGGGGCGCGGGCTGCCGCCGCGGCGCCGCGGACTTGCCACCGCCCCCGCCGCGCGCCGTGGATGTGGCGGAGCTGCTGCGAGACGCCACGGCCGCGGAGGAAGGCCCGCGggaggcggcggcgcggcggccgCCGGGCCAGTGCTCGGTGCTGCTCTTCCCGGGCCAGGGCAGCCAGGTGGTGGGCATGGGCCGGGGGCTGCTCCGCTACCCGCGCGTCCGCGAGCTCTACGCCGCCGCCCGCAGCGTGCTGGGCTACGACCTGCTGGAGCTGAGCCTGCACGGGCCGCGGGAGGCCCTGGACCGCACCGCGCACTGCCAGCCCGCCGTCTTCGTGGCTTCGCTGGCCGCCGTGGAGAAGCTGCATCACCTGCAGCCCGCG GTTATTGAGAACTGTGTTGCTGCTGCCGGATTCAGTGTGGGAGAATTTGCAGCCCTAGTGTTTGCTGGAGCCATGGAATTTTCTGAAG TTAAATATGGGCAAAGGATGtga